A segment of the Colletotrichum destructivum chromosome 3, complete sequence genome:
GCCGTACTGGCTTGGGTCGTACGCCGCCTGGCCGTACGCATGTTGAGGCGTGTATGACTGGGAAGTCGGAGGGGCAGCGAAGCCAGGGTACTGCTGTTGGGTTGGGGGCGGAGACTGAGGAACCTGGTACTGTCCGGAGAAGTTGGTCGGGGGGTATCGCGGTGTCGACGAGGTGTTGGCGAAGTTCAGCGGTGAAGGTGTAGGTCGGTTCGACGCAGGTTTCGGTGAAGGTGCGGGGGGCTCCATAGACATGCGCTCCATCAGTCCGCGCAGACGCTCTCGTTCCAACTCTGCATGTGCGTCCTTGCGAGTCGACCGCTCCTGTTCAATGGTGTTGAGAAGCTGAGCACCCTCGGAGCGTCTGTTGTTGACAAACGTCTCGACGTTCTTCTCAAGGCTCTGCACCGTCTCTTTCATCTCGGCGTACCACGTCTTCGCACCCTGGAGACCAGCCTCCAAGTCGAGGAACTCCTGGTACGCCCGTTTGTATTTGTTCATGACTGAAGCCCTTTGCCGCTGGATGGCTTCGTACTTGCTCTGTTCTGACCTGACTCGCTTGTCTTGCAGGAGAGTGTTGAAGCTAGTCGTCAGGTCCTTCATCAATGCCGACTGCTTGTGGTTGGCCTGAAGCAGTCTGTTTTGGTAAGGGCGGAACTTCTCCAGCTCTGACTGGAAAAGCTGGTTCTCGTAGTTTGTAATCGACTTCTTGTTAAGGATCAGAATCTCCGAGATGTCATCGTTGTGGACCTGTTGATGTTTAGCATGTCTGTCTAACCTCCCCACCTCCTCTCGACTGCTTTGACTCTCGTACCTTTTCCTTGAGATCCTTCAACACTTGGTTGCGTTCTCTCTTGATGAGATTCAACTTCTTCATGATCTCCTCCACCTTGTGGATTTGGTCAACGACACTCggccccccttcctcgaAGTCGACGTCCAACAGGTTCGGTTCGTTGCCGGAAGGGCTCGTGACATTGCTCGACTTCCCGCGAACCTTGCTAACAGCATGTTGGAACAGAGAGTCGATGCCTCCATGCGTGGCGGCAGCTCTCATTTCCTGGAATTCCGTTTCGTTTTGCCTCAACTTCGCCGCCAGTTGGTTGTCGCTTCTTGCTGCCTCTTCCAACGCCTCTCGGTAATTTCGAATGTCGCTTCGCAACGTCGATGTTAATCTCGAGCTCGGTTGCTGTGTCCAGTCGTTCTCGTATTTGGATCGCATCTTCTCGCACACGCTCTCTTCCATATCCAGCTGCTTTGTACTCTTTTCCAGCGTACTCACAATGATCTCCTTATCGGAGCGTAACGTTTCAAATATGGCAGCTGGATCTTCGTGGCCGGCAACGTCTTCACACCACGTTCTGAACTCTTCATCCGGCAAGATCTCTTGGTCGAACCCTCCTTTCAGTACCTGAAGAGCACCGGGAAGCCTCAAGTAGTCCAAGCTTGCCGCCATCTCACCGTTGGCGGTATCCACTCTTTCGGTCTCGGCTCGGATTagcttggccttctcctcatcGTAAAGACTGGCCGATTCTGTCACGGCTAGAGGCACGATCTTGGAGAAGAGATCCGGGCCGGTAATGCGCTGAATGTCTTGACCTGCGTACAGTTCGCTGACGGGGATCGGCTTCGATGCTGGGAGCTTGGGAACAGGTGGCAAGCTCGCCTCCGCGGGCACACTCTGATGGTAGATGAAGTCGTTGTCTTTGCTGAATTCCTTGAGCTTGTCCTGTACGGTTGCCAAATGCCGTTTCGTAAAGTCGACAAGGATACCGCCGGTCTCGGCACCGAGGTTTGAGCTGGGTGGCACCGAGTTCGGGAAGTTGTTAGCGATGCGGTTCGCCTCTTTCCCTTGTGTTTCGGCAATCTGAAGCCTGGCAACAGCAACTCCGTGTTggccagcgtcgtcgtcggcaagtGCCTGGTAGTACTGCGACATGGAGCTGAGGAAGTTGAATTTGACCTGACATCGTTAGTTTGACTTAAGAAAACCTGGTGGGAAGTAACCCAGGGGTTGGCTATATAGGGGAGTGGCTGGACGGCAGTTCTCACCTGGACCATGAGCAGCCAAACCTTCTCAAATATAGCTCTATTGAAGTTGTCTTGGACGCCTTCTACCGCCTGCGAGTATAAGGACGCTGCTTGGCTGGAAAGCTTGGCTAGAAGGGCCGACTTTTTGTTATCCGCCACCTGTTTCTCCAAAAAGACCTCCTGCGCCTGAGCCAGCATAATGTGAATGAGGGTTTTGACGGTCTCACGGCTAAGGTCGGACGAGGGAGCGTGGAGAAAGTTCTCGTTGATGTAAGTGAACATGCCAGCGGAGGCCTGGAAGGAATGGTACGCGGCCTTGAGGCCCGGCTCCTCCGACCTTGTTTGGTGAGCGGCGTGACATGACAGAACGGCTGAAATATTGAATATAATGGAGGCTTTCTCGAATGCGAGCGAGTATTGGGCCGTCGATTTGTGTGTGAAGGCATCGAACCTGCGAGGTGGTGGGTGTTAGTATGCGCACACGGGGCTTTGGGCTGCAAGGCAAAGCGGGAGGGTTGGTGAGTGATGTACCATGTGAAGGAGATCTTGATATGTTGCTCGTCGACCGGGAAGCGCAAatcaagaagctcaagcTGGCCGTAATATCTGTAGAGCATATCGCGGCCCGAGGTGCTGTCTTTGCCGGCACCCCTCACGTCCTGTCGCAGACGGTTCAGGGTGGCGCACTCCTCGGCATAGCGTTCCGGATCATCACCATATGTGTCCCTGATGTAGTCCTTCAGCGGGGTGACCCAGTCGATTTCGTTTGTGGCCTTGAGCGGCGACGATATCATGGGCGACTGCGTCATTTTGAAAGACAGAGGCGACGAGGTTTCGGCCCGGAGGATGGCGGGGGAATTGTCGCGGGAGGGACAGTGAAACGCACTCGGTCGGGTGGTTTGCGAAGACGGGCAGCCTTGTTCAGATGTTAGGATGATTGGGTGGCATACGGGGCCTCGCCAAAGGTGGCCTTGAGAAGAAGTGACAGCTGGGAGGTGGATGGATGCAGCTCTCCAGGCCAGGACGCTCGCTGGGCTTGGTGCTGTGAGTGTCTGAGTTGCCGTGGTAGGTAAGCGGAGTGCGGGGTGGGGGCGTGAAGCGACGATTGGGATTGAAAGAGGTGTGGAGGGTGGAAGCAGTCGGGCGTCAGTGCACTTATACGAAGTACGTACTCTTGCTGCAAGCCCCGGTACCTGACGTGAGAGTGCGTTTTCGCTGGGCAGCCCGGTCGGTGGTACTGATGGGGAGGACGCAATGGTTGATCTTGTCGGTGACGGGCGGCGTTGGGCTGCTGTCTGCGGCCGGCCTTAATAGTTCTGGGTGCTGGGTGCAGGGTGTGCGGGTGGAGGTAGGCCGAAATGGCAGCAGCGTATCTACCCCTGTACCTATCTTGCACAAGACGAAGGTTGGCGGGACAGAACTTCTGAAGTCCACGTTGCTtgtttctgctgctgctgttgttgtttttgcCGTCGATTACTGCTTGTGAAGAAATGCACCGAGCTCGTCTTCTGGTGAGGTCATAATGCTGGGGGACCTGGCAAGGTGAGCGATGGTAATTTACAAACGAAGTCCGAAGGGGAGCTCGAAGGGGGAGCTCGAAGGCGGGACCACGGCCGTCTGTATGTCTTTCTGTCTGTCTATTTGTCTGTGCCTTTCTCGACTTCGTGTCTGGGAAGCATGCGTGGCAGTGATATATGTTTGGTggttggtcgtcgtcgtcgtcgtcgtcgtcgacgacgtcgtcttgTTGTACGTGCTGACGTTGGCGCATAACGTACCTCGGTGGATTAGGTagtctgctgctgctgccgccgccgagtacTGGACAGTGATGATTGCCCACTAAGGgggccaggggggggggctggctTTGAGGTGGATGCTGCCCTTCGTGTGTACGTAGGATGATAGGATGCTGGCACTCGACTCGGAGGGAAATCACGAGTCTCAAAAGAAACACGCAATGACTGGAATCAGTTTGCTTCGTTCCTTCATCCCTGCCAATACCTAACTACTTAGAAACCTAGATACCCGTCTAGGCAGCCACCAACGACTCTATACGATGATGGACAACTTTACCTGAGGATGCCGCCCGATCTCTCTACaccgactgactgactgataTCCTTAGGATTCTTCTTGCGCGTTCCAACACTTTCCC
Coding sequences within it:
- a CDS encoding Putative BRO1 domain, ALIX V-shaped domain, BRO1 domain superfamily protein, producing MTQSPMISSPLKATNEIDWVTPLKDYIRDTYGDDPERYAEECATLNRLRQDVRGAGKDSTSGRDMLYRYYGQLELLDLRFPVDEQHIKISFTWFDAFTHKSTAQYSLAFEKASIIFNISAVLSCHAAHQTRSEEPGLKAAYHSFQASAGMFTYINENFLHAPSSDLSRETVKTLIHIMLAQAQEVFLEKQVADNKKSALLAKLSSQAASLYSQAVEGVQDNFNRAIFEKVWLLMVQVKFNFLSSMSQYYQALADDDAGQHGVAVARLQIAETQGKEANRIANNFPNSVPPSSNLGAETGGILVDFTKRHLATVQDKLKEFSKDNDFIYHQSVPAEASLPPVPKLPASKPIPVSELYAGQDIQRITGPDLFSKIVPLAVTESASLYDEEKAKLIRAETERVDTANGEMAASLDYLRLPGALQVLKGGFDQEILPDEEFRTWCEDVAGHEDPAAIFETLRSDKEIIVSTLEKSTKQLDMEESVCEKMRSKYENDWTQQPSSRLTSTLRSDIRNYREALEEAARSDNQLAAKLRQNETEFQEMRAAATHGGIDSLFQHAVSKVRGKSSNVTSPSGNEPNLLDVDFEEGGPSVVDQIHKVEEIMKKLNLIKRERNQVLKDLKEKVHNDDISEILILNKKSITNYENQLFQSELEKFRPYQNRLLQANHKQSALMKDLTTSFNTLLQDKRVRSEQSKYEAIQRQRASVMNKYKRAYQEFLDLEAGLQGAKTWYAEMKETVQSLEKNVETFVNNRRSEGAQLLNTIEQERSTRKDAHAELERERLRGLMERMSMEPPAPSPKPASNRPTPSPLNFANTSSTPRYPPTNFSGQYQVPQSPPPTQQQYPGFAAPPTSQSYTPQHAYGQAAYDPSQYGRTPGPTSPPPHQSTFGPAVLRGPASPPPTQTSFNQGQQYGGFPNQQQQMPAGFVPPPPPPGPPPLGPQQTFYGQQDYQQQQQSQNYQQQTPHSAYPSSAHPRSAQPQQNSDPWAGLNDWK